One Glycine max cultivar Williams 82 chromosome 8, Glycine_max_v4.0, whole genome shotgun sequence genomic window, agtttttgaaaatttgcAATTATGATGAGAtcctcaattaattaaattgtttttaataatatcttCAATGAATATGTTAGGATTAGAttcaattgaataaaaaaataaaatatatgtaaaattgaataaagactaaaattattaatttttgaaagttGAGGGGCTAAATATCTCTAATTTAAATGAAGggacaaaaaatacaaattagataaaatagaaagaataaaattatattttatcttgtgTTATGTcatgatgtttttttattggatgttttgttttaaaaacatacaaaatgctataaataaaaaataagctaaaatattttttcatcctcttaaaatatatatttatttttagatcgAGGTTTAGTTATAGATATATAGTCGAACTtactactatatttttttacaatattatttttgaatatctaaaacttattttaaaaaaatgatatatattaattttacgaagataaaaaaaagttatacacatgttttttttttgttttccacatATCTTCTTCTTTGAAgataaaaatagttaaacatTAAATGTTGGCATTTTGATAACGGAAATTTGAAGCTTAATTGACCGAGAGACTAATCCTAATCCTGATGGAACCTTTAAAAATTTTTGTAggaatataaaacaaatatttttaattttgctagGACAAAAGatgtatttaagaaaaaaacacgAATTATCGTATTTGTGAAAAACGGAGTGTCCCGATAATATCCCCGTTTTTTTGTCACCCTTGTTTCTTTTGGgcccaattttctttcttgctctctctcttctcttcatCGCATCGCTTATTCGATTGCGTTGCCTCTCTCGTTCTCTCCCTTTTAATATCCAACTTCATCATTCGTCGGTAAGCCTATCAATCATTCTCTTATTCTTTGCCTGTTCCTAATTTTCTAGGGTTTCCTTTCTAATCCCCTCTTTACAATCCTATTGTATTCCCCCTTCGTATTTTTTCgattttatcttcttcttccatcTCCAATCTCCATCCGATCTCTCGCGCGTTCTTCAATTTTGAATTCTCGGGGATTcgttttgttttgggtttagggttctattaaacaaaaaaatacaaaaaaaactgTTGCAAAGGGTGGATTAGGGTTTTCCCTTGTGATTCACGAATTTAGGTATATAGAGAAATATATGGCGGCTAGCAGACATGGCGGTTACCGCGAAAACGAGTTCAAAGAGCGCGAATCAAAGTTAGAAGTTTCCAGACGCGGATTCGCGAATTCGAAAGAGGATTACGATCGTGTTAGGAATGGTGGTGGCGGTGAAGTTGTGAGGGGTGGGTCAAGGGATAGGGTTAGGGTGAGGCAGAAGGATATTAAGGAGAGGGAAGGTGTTAATGGTGGTGGTTATCGATCCTCTTCGAGTAGGAGTGACTCTGGCAGCAGTGGCCTTGGTCCTCGCCGGTGTGGTTTCTCTGTCAAGGCAGTTGATAGAGAGCCTGGTGAGCTTTCCAGTGAGAGTGGTTCTGATGATGCTATTGAATCGGAACCGGGGTTAAAAGGCTCCGAGGTTGCAATGTTGGAAGAAACCAGGACTCTGTCTCCGCCAGTGCCGGAGAGAAAAAGGAAGTTTTCGCCCATAGTGTGGGATCAGGATGACAAGGAAGTCAACGAGCTATCCAAAGTTAGGGTTTCCGCCTCTGCGGTGAAGGTGGCTGCGCTTCCTCCTCCACCTCCGTTGCCTAAGGTGTTCCGTCAGTCACAGTCGCCGAATGCTCCGAATAGTGGAGTTGAAATAGTTCCTGTCAAGAACAGGGAAACTGAGGAACTTCAGTTGAATGCAGCATCTAATGTTACCTTGTCCTCTCCTTCAGGTTTGCATTCATTGCCCCCAAAAGGGAAGTGGGATAATGATCAGGAAGCTGAGCATCCAGAAGGCGAAGATTATGTTCCAACTCGCAATATATCGTCTTCAAGATGGGCAGCTGGAGATAACTCTCCTGTTGATGAGGGTGAGATCCTCAATGATGAGGAAATGCCCAAAAGTAGGTGGAGGGTGTCTCCTGATTTATTGGATGGTAGGCTAAGGAACAAGCTATTGAGCCCTGAGGAATCTAAGGTAGAAGGTATTGAAAGAGCTAGAGCCAGATCATCTGAATCTGAAGAAAGAGGTGCCCGTGGGAGAACTTCCAGTGGTGATGATTACCCCGGGTCAGAGAAGGATGACTACATGGAGGTTGATGTTCAAGGTGGGAAAAGTGAAACCAGTATCAGTCACTCAGACACGGAttctgaagatgaagatgatggcCGGGAGACTCCAGAACCTACTGCTCAACCTCAAAGAACATTCAACATGCTTCAGGGTTGTAGAAGTGTTGATGAGTTTGAGAGACTCAACAAGATAGATGAAGGAACATATGGTGTTGTATATAGGGCTAGGGATAAAAAGACTGGAGAAATTGTAGCATTGAAGAAGGTCAAGatggagaaggaaaaagagggctTCCCACTGACTTCTCTCAGGGAAATAaacattcttctttcttttcaccacCCATACATAGTTGACGTTAAAGAAGTAGTGGTAGGAAGTAGCCTTGATAGTATTTTCATGGTCATGGAATATATGGAACATGACCTTAAAGGACTAATGGAGGCAATGAAGCAACCTTTTAGCCAGAGTGAAGTGAAGTGCTTGATGATCCAGCTTTTAGAAGGTGTGAAGTATCTTCACGACAACTGGGTGCTTCATAGGGATTTGAAGACTTCAAACCTTCTTCTAAATAATAGGGGTGAGctcaaaatttgtgattttggcTTGGCTCGTCAGTATGGGAGTCCTTTAAAGCCATACACACACCTGGTGGTAACTCTTTGGTACAGGTGAGTGCTAATTTGCTTCTATATGCTATTTGTTTCTCACGAATTTTCTCTTTATGTGTATTCACATCATGTGTATTACATTTTAAAGTATAGTTGAATGTTTTCTAATGAATTTTGAAACCATGTAGTTATATATCCATGTTCAATGTTtgtaataaaactaaaatttgtttgaagctattatgcaataataataaagtaaccTTATTGCTGACTTCTTGTTACTTTAGGTTCATATATAAGTACTTATCCATCCTTTTTTTATGCAGCATCGATGCTTTTACATGAGTGTAATGGTTGTCTATATATTTTTCAGGGCACCTGAACTTCTTCTGGGGGCAAAACAGTATTCAACAGCCATTGACATGTGGTCTTTAGGTTGTATAATGGCTGAGCTATTGTCTAAGGAACCACTGTTTAATGGGAGAACAGAGTTTGATCAACTTGACAAggtatgtgtaatttttttttaatttttgataattCTTGCTATCatatttctctttccttttaacCTTTTGGTGTCTTGTGCTTAACCAGATGGTGGTTGTTTTACCCTATTGACTTCGTTATTCTACTTGTAGATTTTCCGGATTCTTGGCAcaccaaatgaaacaatttggcCTGGGTTCTCCAAATTACCTGGAGTCAAGGTCAATTTTGTCAAACACCAGTAAGTGCTTACGATTTcctttatttaaaaagttactGTTTGATTATATTGTGCTTATGTTTTGCCACTGTTTTCTCAGGCTTTTCCAACTTTGGGTGGTTCTGGTCTGACTATCTGGCCTCCCTTGGTGATTTGTACTGTTGAacaaattttctattttgtatTAACAATGGAATGTTCCTTTCAGGTACAATCTCCTGCGTAAAAAGTTTCCTGCCACATCATTCACTGGATCTCCTGTTCTTTCTGATTCTGGATTTGATTTGTTGAACAAGCTTCTAACTTATGACCCTGAGAAGGTAAAGGTTACATGAGCTACATGAATTAATTTGGTAACAAATATTTGTCTGAATATTAATGTAAGACCTACTATTTTATGCAGCGGATCACTGCCGAAGATGCTCTAAATCATGAGTGGTTCCGTGAAGTTCCTCTCCCCAAAAGTAAAGAATTCATGCCTACATTTCCTGCTCAACATGCTCAGGACAGGTAATTTGACCTAATTGGAAATGCTGGAGcaatttttataagaatttttttttgtttatgttctCTAGTCTGGATAAAAGAGGGAAGTTGTGTAAAATATTTGCTGAGTCTATACTATATAACATTTatcaacttttatttttgacaaGTTTTCATAATTTCATCATATAAATAGGCGTGTGCGGAGAATATACAAGAGTCCGGATCCTTTAGAGGAGCAGCGTCGGAAGGAGTTGCAGCAGGGTGAAACAGGGACTGGTGGGATTTTTGGCTAAGAATGGTGCTTACAACACTCCGCTGAATGGTTCAGTGTATGAGGTGAGGGTATGCACTGAATGGAAGTTGGAAGCATTGTTTGTTAGACGATCACTCGTGCTGTTTTTTAGCAGGAACTTGTTGGTTTGACAGAGATGTATTCTTTTACCTCCTGGGAACCAGATTATTTCAggttaacattcttgatgcttgatcatTATATAGAAATGCATCTGGGACATGACTTGCTTCTCAAGGTGTGGCATTATTGGCTTCTAAAATTAGGAATTGTCAGTGTCAGCTGAAACTTTGTAACATATCCATTGGCATATTGTATAAACAAATTTATCTGGTTGAGTATTAAAGCACTATGGATTTTCTAGCAGctatctcttctttcttttttaatattcacATTGTGTTTGCAAGAGACGGTTGGTGTGAAGTGGAAGAGGACCTTCTGTGCATCATACCAAAGAAATTGAGTGACATTATGCATTGAAAGGTAATGCATTCCTTTGATATCTTGGATATTAAGGAATGGGGATATGTATTATCTGTGAGAGAAATAATGTCTAGAATATGAAGTTATCCTACTTAGCACGGcaaatttttaatgtttgttagtttttttttttttgggggggggggggggggggggggaggttaGAGGTGATGGAGGgtttaaaatacttttgttgtatatttgttCATCACAAGATTGCTACTTGCTCAAATTATTGGTCTATTATATAAGTCAGCAGTTGCATTTGAACattcttttgaatttaattttgtgaatgacatgatttaccatgaattattttattgtgaTTGCTTTGGATTTTAAGTGGCTGCAACCTCTTCTCTGAGCACAATGACCAACTCTTAAAGGAAATTacattctatatttttattggaTCAAAGGagtaatgaatttttattatacaaGAATTTATTTGCTGTCATTGGTGAATGTTTCAGATTATTGTATCTAAGTGAGGTGAATTGCCAAGAATTTCATGGGTTCCCGTGGTTAATGTTTGgccatgatatatatatatatatatattgcattaGCTTTGTTTATGagctattgtattttttatttggcctttaaattgtgaacactaagactcaataaatgtgaaaaatgagtctttcttttttcctatcATACCTACTGTTAGAGAATTTTCTCCAGCTGTGTTTGAAAACATATTTGTGCTTTTCTTGGTTTGAACAGGCGCTGTCTTGTATTAATGACTTTTTCTTTTGCAAATTGTATTGACTATTGAGGCGAGGCCAAACTGTCAACGAACAATTATTGATGTTCCTTAAATTTCtaacttcacttcttttttttcctgggtTCTTGTTATTGAACTTTAAGCCTATTATTTAACCTTTTTTAACaatgcttattttatttttcatccttctaGCACATGAATAGGAAATATACAACTTATTTTGAGCTTTCCATGCCCTTAGTGTTCATTCtctaaaattgtataaaattctTTAACGCAAGTGGAAAGTTAGCAAAAGTTATGTTTTTATCATATGTATTCATCGTCTGAAGATTGAAGTTTTCACAAgtacaagaatttttttatgatatttgtcTGCAAATGTCACTGCAGTATCAAGTAACAAAGCAAGCAGGTTGAGGAGGTTACCAGTATATCCTAAAGTATAGAACTTCAATTAGTTGTTCCTTCAGTCTCTCTAGAGGTACAATGCAAAACTTGGTTTGTTATAATGTGTTTTTCCCATTGTTTTATCTTTATAGATTTTTAAGATCtgaattatttacttttactaTGTTGTAGTAATTCCTTATTTCTCTTCTTAAAATAGGATATGATAGATTATGACATTGAATTATCATTGATTGCTTGAATGTTCCGTTAAATTTTTGGTAAAGTGTTTTGATTAAAACATCTTTAGGAACAATTACTAATCTGTGTTTAGAAACTTAACTCCCTACCTATGGGTAATTATGAAATTACCCTTTAACTAGTTGGAAGAAAATTGACCTGGGTCAATTTAATGCAAATTTGTGATTCTTTCTGGCTCTTACCTAACTTACTATTTATGTTTGTTTCAGTAAATTTGAGGCTTTTCCTCGGCTAAAATCTATGTTCACTTTATACAAGTTACCACTAAATACTATGTTTCCTCTACTCAATTTGCACCCTGCTCCAAATGACTATGAGTTTGCTGACGCACTGACGTTGTAGCAGTTTCAAATGATGAATTTTGTCACCAGGAAATTGGCCTGTTGTCTAATATTGTGGCAATTATTCCTTTGCTAGTTTTAAAATATGACCATGAGGTGTTTTGCTGTTGAATCAGGAGGCCATAACTAGATCTTTTTTGGATCAATGGAGGCTTTTAGTGCTGCTCAAATTGATAGAGCTGGTCTGTGATGAAACTTAAATCCTAATTGGGAATTAAATGTTGGTTGTTTTGATGTTTGCCCATGATTTCTTTCTTGATATTCCAATTATATCCTTTTACCCGTTAAAGGAGTCAAGTAGTCAACTGTTTCAGCTGCCCCCCGGTTACACACTTTTAGACCGTGATAGAAcatcttttactttttgaacATTGACATCATGGGTGAGGGGGGTTTGTTAAATTTAAGATGGGAttcacttgtttttctttaatgaTTTCTACAATAGTTGATGCATTTATGTAAAAGCTcataatataattgataattCTATTAATTGGTACAGCTGCGAGATGGGGTTGCTAAGAGATGTAAAGCATCCACTTCTCATTCAGCATCAATTTACTGGATGGGCGATAACGCAGTAAGCATaagctgtattttttttttctttcaataggTAGAGGGCAGGTTGACGTGAAATATATTAGGTTTGCCTAGTTTAAGTGTGGGTTGGTGGGGTTGTATTTCATAGATTGCCAGTGTTTTACGTGAGAATGAACTTTTGGTAAATGAAGACTGGAGTATGTTGAAGGATTTAGAGAGATGGTTAAAATGGGCTGGTTGACTATTTTCTAGGGTTTTGATGATTGACATTGGTCGAAACATAGAAAAGACAAGATTTACTTGCTTATGGTGCTTTTCTACAATTGTTTTCAAGTTGCAAAGTTCTCTACAAGAGCAGTACGGGAGACACCATAACTAAATGTTGTGGCATGATGGGAGGGAGGATGGAGATATAAAGATCGAAGTAAAATACATGAGGTGTGCTGAAGCAATTCATCACACGCCATATTTGGTttcagttttatattttttctattaacatTTTATCTCATCTTTGCAAGGCGACATCAACTGAAGCATTGTCCACGACAGAATTAGAAGGCattatatttagattttttttttattttaatgatgggGTTAGGGGCGAAAATGGCGATGCTGATTGTCGTAGGGGGCGTATTATCCTTTGATGGGTCAAGATGTTTGGGTTTGATTTATTGAGACATGCATATTGGAAAATTTTGCactgaattataattatattaattatatcgtgCCATCTAGCTATGTTTATAGGATGGGTTATGCAGTTTAACTTGATCTTTATCTAGCTTGAAATTAGGGGAATCAATACGTCCTGATAAGACTGATGCGATGCATTTAGCtcgtttttaaaaaatattaaacactgGATCGAGTTGAAATAACACGTTAGTTAAGATTAAATTTGAGCTGAGATGAGGTAGTGTGACTGTACTGGTAGTGGCTATAAATTTGTTTACCTGTGTTTTTCGTGAAGCATGAGTTCCATTTTTCTACAGGAGACAACGAGATATCCAATTTGAATTTGttgttgtgattttttttttctgtagttgttacacatttttttataaaaaattaggtaaaatagatgaaaaataaaataaatattcgtTTGCATATCTACTTGCATTGAATCGTAGTCGCAGT contains:
- the LOC100812800 gene encoding cyclin-dependent kinase G-2 isoform X2, which gives rise to MAASRHGGYRENEFKERESKLEVSRRGFANSKEDYDRVRNGGGGEVVRGGSRDRVRVRQKDIKEREGVNGGGYRSSSSRSDSGSSGLGPRRCGFSVKAVDREPGELSSESGSDDAIESEPGLKGSEVAMLEETRTLSPPVPERKRKFSPIVWDQDDKEVNELSKVRVSASAVKVAALPPPPPLPKVFRQSQSPNAPNSGVEIVPVKNRETEELQLNAASNVTLSSPSGLHSLPPKGKWDNDQEAEHPEGEDYVPTRNISSSRWAAGDNSPVDEGEILNDEEMPKSRWRVSPDLLDGRLRNKLLSPEESKVEGIERARARSSESEERGARGRTSSGDDYPGSEKDDYMEVDVQGGKSETSISHSDTDSEDEDDGRETPEPTAQPQRTFNMLQGCRSVDEFERLNKIDEGTYGVVYRARDKKTGEIVALKKVKMEKEKEGFPLTSLREINILLSFHHPYIVDVKEVVVGSSLDSIFMVMEYMEHDLKGLMEAMKQPFSQSEVKCLMIQLLEGVKYLHDNWVLHRDLKTSNLLLNNRGELKICDFGLARQYGSPLKPYTHLVVTLWYRAPELLLGAKQYSTAIDMWSLGCIMAELLSKEPLFNGRTEFDQLDKIFRILGTPNETIWPGFSKLPGVKVNFVKHQLFQLWVVLVQSPA
- the LOC100812800 gene encoding cyclin-dependent kinase G-2 isoform X1, whose product is MAASRHGGYRENEFKERESKLEVSRRGFANSKEDYDRVRNGGGGEVVRGGSRDRVRVRQKDIKEREGVNGGGYRSSSSRSDSGSSGLGPRRCGFSVKAVDREPGELSSESGSDDAIESEPGLKGSEVAMLEETRTLSPPVPERKRKFSPIVWDQDDKEVNELSKVRVSASAVKVAALPPPPPLPKVFRQSQSPNAPNSGVEIVPVKNRETEELQLNAASNVTLSSPSGLHSLPPKGKWDNDQEAEHPEGEDYVPTRNISSSRWAAGDNSPVDEGEILNDEEMPKSRWRVSPDLLDGRLRNKLLSPEESKVEGIERARARSSESEERGARGRTSSGDDYPGSEKDDYMEVDVQGGKSETSISHSDTDSEDEDDGRETPEPTAQPQRTFNMLQGCRSVDEFERLNKIDEGTYGVVYRARDKKTGEIVALKKVKMEKEKEGFPLTSLREINILLSFHHPYIVDVKEVVVGSSLDSIFMVMEYMEHDLKGLMEAMKQPFSQSEVKCLMIQLLEGVKYLHDNWVLHRDLKTSNLLLNNRGELKICDFGLARQYGSPLKPYTHLVVTLWYRAPELLLGAKQYSTAIDMWSLGCIMAELLSKEPLFNGRTEFDQLDKIFRILGTPNETIWPGFSKLPGVKVNFVKHQYNLLRKKFPATSFTGSPVLSDSGFDLLNKLLTYDPEKRITAEDALNHEWFREVPLPKSKEFMPTFPAQHAQDRRVRRIYKSPDPLEEQRRKELQQGETGTGGIFG